DNA from Pseudophryne corroboree isolate aPseCor3 chromosome 7, aPseCor3.hap2, whole genome shotgun sequence:
TGTCGGTGAatgagctatgggggtcattccgagttgttcgctcgcaagctgcttttagcagctttgcacacgctatgccgccgcctactgggagtgaatcttagcttatcaaaattgcgaacgaaagattagcagaattgcgaatagacgcttcttagcagtttctgagtagctccagacttactcggcatctgcgatcagttcagtgcttgtcgttcctggtttgacgtcacaaacacacccagcgttcacccagacactcctctgtttctccagccactcccgcgtttttcccagaaacggtagcgttttttcacacactcccataaaacggcctgtttccgcccagaaacacccacttcctgtcaatcacactccgatcaccagaacgaagaaaaacctcgtaatgccgtgagtaaaattcctaactgcatagcaaatttacttggcgcagtcgcactgcggacattgcgcatgcgcattagcgactaatcgctccgttgcgagaaaaaaataacgagcgaacaactcggaatgaccccctaagtttgtgAGTTAGATACTACTGCTGCTGGTGAAACTGATACAcccacccagtgggttgtcacagttataaaatctttagtttgaccagtaTTGTTTGTCCCCAAGTGGTactgtggttaagtggatagtgggtacaatggCCTTTTCTTGGAcaagaatttgtttttttttaacctccTGGTACAGAATTGCTGTTCTGGTAGAATGGAATCAAGATGGAATTTGATAGtaaggacacaggacctcaattcttTTAAACCGGATGTATTGATGGTGGATATTGGACACATTCCTAATACTAGCATAGTCATCATGGCTTCAGTGATCCACTGTGCAACTAGATGGCAACTATAATACTTGCTTTGTCTTACAAAGGATTGTTTCACACacaattgttgtttgaaactactacTCTTCTTGTTCCCCTTActgtatgtacagatggagccgtgctcatctgaggcggctccatcacaaACGAGCACTCatggtgtgactaggcgatccgtccacctagtcttgccgggagtgcacagagatgctctcccattcatagaataGGAGAGCGTCTCCGTTTGGGCATGCAAGATTGCGTCTCTATCTGGGCGTGCGTGTGTGCCCGGACAGAGACGTTCTCCTATTCtactgaatggggcgcgtctccgtcatGGGTGTGCATGTCCAGTCGGAGACGGAGACACCGAGTCCTAGGCGCACCTAGGCGGGCATGcctaggcatagatggagccatgactggcgtggctctatctgtagattcacccccagcagcagcagctttagcGCGCAAGGATTCTCCTGTGGAaccctggataggggaggagtcagttagcaaattggatgcaggagaactacctctgatcactaatgagacgaatgaggatgaaggtgttgatggtaaagagattgcatgtgctgggatctagctgagagCACAGTgcttctatgggggggggggggggttattacacAGTGCCCCTTTAAGATAAAAACAGTGCTCctaatggtgatttttttttaaatgacacaatGCCTCTTTACTACACAGTGTACCTTTTAATTAAACACAGTGCTCCtaatggaatttttttttaaatgacacagTGAACTTTTACTGGCATTACATTAACCAAGAACTTCAGTCTGATTTCTAATGATGATTAGTTCCCTACcatgctgcaccccacagtcccaCAAACTTTCTCTCTCTGGTCTCCTGTGTGAAATTGTGCCCGATCACGAGGGAGGGATCCAAAATCCAAAACCTTCAAGAGCCGATGCTGGGAAGACAACATTTTGCCTTATTTTGGAATCCGAACATGACGGGAAGCCCTGAGCAGAGGTTTGGTGCAACTCAGATCCCTACACCTTATATATGCAGCCTGAAGCTAAGTttacacaatattttagtaaatttgtgtatgaaacaaagtttgtatacattggacCATCAGAAAACAAGGTGTCACTTTCTTATTAGTGTTCAAAAAAATTAGGATTTTGGAATTTTTGCATATACGATTTTCAGATATGGAAGATTCAACCGCTATTTATCAGTACCTAGATTCCTGTCCTTCTGAAACTTTATTGACAACTTACCAAAACTACAAAATACAAACAGTAACATAGTTGTCTCAATAGGTATCTGAAGAATCATTATGCTAACGAAAGATACAGTACATTTTAGGTTTCATGTAACAAGAGTCAATTGGGGGGGAAGAGCCCCGGTATCTGGtttttaggtcgaccacacttagattgacagtcattaggtcaaccactattggtcaacatgctttAGGTTCACATGGTCTTTAGGAcgacatggcaaaggttgacacatgaaaaagtcaacatgagtttttaacaatttttttaaatttttttaactttttcatactttactatccacgtggactacgactgggaatagtaacctgcgaggggacgcggtgcactaattgggattcccggtcactttacgaagaaaatgacacaaaaaaaaccctcatgtcaaccttttttcatgtcgaccatatgattgtgttgacctatttcaggtgtcgacctaatgactgttgacctagttagggTCAACCCAAAGAACCACACACAAGAGCATacgtgcctaccctcccggaatggccaagAGGCTgccaaaaatcgggtggccctcccggccccccggaaaggtgggcaagctcccgctttccctgcatcccctccacgaccctcctcagCCGccagcagcagagaacaagtgggctggCCGAGGGGGTCCAATGACGCGATTCGCTCtggatcgcgtcatcgtagctccgcccccgctatacagtgtctattttctcggcactgcatagtgggggcggagccacgaggacgtgatcctgatgccacgccccccagactgtccacttccctgtcggccacgcccccatgcacctacaaccctGCCTCCTACCGGAAgatggggcagcaaagtaggtaagtatgcccaagAGCCTCCTTGCTGTTTATTACAATCACACAGGTCAGATATAGATATAATGTTTATGTTCTACTGTATGATGATCAGTACAATTGTAAAGACTTCTGTACTTATACTAAAGAATTATAATTACTgataaaatcaatatataaaaTACTGTTGTAGGTCAGGAACACACACACTCTGCCAATGTACAGAAGCTACATAGCTAAATAGTTTTGCTTAAACTGCAGAATAGCTGCTCAGTAAGTGCGTATAGGACACTGGCTCTACATAAAATACAAAAACAACTGCTGCACACAATTCCTGAACAGTCTCTAACATAATAACATGCCCAACGGCTATACATCATCGTCCTTGTGTACTGGGTATATAAGCCTCCGGTTCCCCATGTTCTAAGAGACAGTCAGTGCGAACACATTCTACTCTCACAATGGGAAAGGTAAGATTTACAACAAATTATacttactgtatattgtatattgcATTCAAATATAAATGTTTTTTATGACTTATCAATAGTTGTAGCAACAATGAATACACTATATATCGTTCTTTTAAAAAGAATGATCTTACAGTAAATgagttgtaatatatatatatatatatatatatatatatatatatatatatatactgtatatatatatatatatatatatatatatactgtatatacatatatactgtacataatttaCTTTCACAGATATTTAATTTTGTTAGATTTTATTATATAATCAGTAGAACTAAAATTTAGTGGCTGATTGTTTTCTAGTCACTGCTAAATATTTGCAATAATTTCTCTTTTATTTCTTTTCTATCCtccattttttttatacttttaacGTGATATACTTTAGGAAAGTTACGCAAATGGAGTGAGCACATGATATACCTGAAATTTGTTCCATAAAGTGTAAAACATAACGGAATAGGATAGCAATGTATAAAAAATGTTAATAATGTTGACTGTAAAACAACATATTTCATGCAGAAACTTTGTTACTGTGTTCTCTTATTTTGTTCTGTAACAATTTGCTAATTTTGGGCCGCAGTTTCACAATGGTTGGAAAACTGTGCATGTTCAAGATCCATTCTGCACATGAGCAGAACGAGTCCTGCAATCGCATCCCAGTGACgcgaaagcctctgcctgattgacaggcagaggccttcAGGGGGAGGAACATGGAGGGGGCGGCCGGTGTTGCTTAAAacgggagtggtgaggccaaggactgcatcgcaAGACGCAGTTTCCTTGACCTCGCAAGCTGGCTCGTGACGGCAAGCCTGAGAAATCATTGTGTTTATTCAAAGGGGCGAGTGCATGAAAACAGGTAGCTTTCAGGAGACATGGGCCCTCGCTATCTAGTGAATTGAGTTAAAGAGTGAATTAAAGCATTAATAAGAATTTAAATGAAAATTTGATTAAATATAAATGTTTCATTTGAATTTTTTTTCAGATCATCTTCTACGAGGACAAGAACTTCCAGGGCCGCTCCCATGAGTGTAACTCTGAGTGCCCAGACATGTCCTCATACTTCAGACGCTGTAACTCCATCCGTGTGGAGAGCGGAAACTGGATCCTGTATGAGCACCCCAACTACAGGGGGCACCAGTACTACCTGCATAGAGGGGAGTACCCCGACTTCCAGCAGTGGCTGGGTTACAATGACTCTATAAAGTCCTGTCGTCTGAGCCCCCAGGTAAGTAATTTTAGCAACTGTTTTATTTAGTTTCTTTTAAACAGAATGAAACAAAGTTAATTTGTTTTCGGTCCGTTTCTCTATGTCTTATCTTACCATTGGTTAACATGATACAAACTTTGTATATTTTATTAACCAAATTTTGAGAATAAATAACACATGGAGCTACAGTACTGTAGAAATATAGAAAATGACTTTATTACAGTGTTTTGCCACTGAAAACACCAATAAAACAGGTAAAATGAAGCATGATTTTATCAGCATGGCATAGGATACTAAGACGAGGATGCCAAGATGTAAGTATACAAGATAAATGTGATTATGAAAATGTAATAGTCACAGTAAGTAAATATCTCTTAAAGTCAACATTTAAGTTGACTGCACAGTATCTACATAGGGTAAAGTCTTGGTACAATAAATCAATATTCTAGATTTATAAAACAAttactaatttatttattatttccagttatttatatagcgcacacatattccgcagcgctttacagagaatatttgcccattcacatcagtccctgccccagtggagcttacaatctatattccctaccacatgtacacagacacattcatactagggttaattttgttgggagccaattaacctaccagtatatttttgggttctgggaggaaacccacgcaagtacaaggagaatatacaaactccgcacagttagagccatggtgggaatcgaacccatgaccttagtgctgtggggcagtaatgctagccattacaccatccgtactgccctgactTCAGGCTAATATAAGGTGTTTGCTTTTAGATTACAGGATTTATAATAATGTAAGTGAAAATAAATGTTATAAATATTCATATTACTTAAAAACAGTAGATCTCTGTTTTATTGTATAAAGTTTCCAATTACTGAGCTGCATAATTATAGTTACTGAATCATCGTTTATAAAGCTTTCACATATTAAGATACTGTATACCAGTAGTcctcaaactttttttgaatcacggcaccctagaacatcagaaatttattttcacagcacccctggaccaaaagtttcttcttgagaaatgtaaaaagaaatattaaattaagtaaattgtgtttatatatcatccttaggttcagttgtgtggtgagggacaagatttgcttctgtttgtccacatattttatgattggcagtgaCCAGTGCTGGTTTTTCCCTATTatgttgaccataaataatttgaattggtcctagaccaccaatcagaggctcccctgcaagtgtcccgaggcaccccagggtgccacggcacacagtttgagaaccactgctgtatacaTTACATTTTTATATAAAGGATGTGTTCAATAATTGCGCCTGACTCTCACATTGTGAACTGTCTGATGTATCTTTTGATAAAACAGCACGAGGGATCTTTCAGAATCAACATCTATGAGAGAGAGAACTTCCGAGGTCAGATGATGGAGTTCACAGAAGACTGTCCCCATGTCTATGAGATGTTCCGCTACCATGACATCCACTCTTGCCATGTACATGACGGATACTGGATGTTCTATGAGGAGCCCAACTACCGAGGACGCCAGTTTTATCTGAAACCTGGAGAGTACCGTAGATACACCGACTGGGGAGCCACCAGCCCCAGAATTGGTTCCTTCAGACGTGTCCACCATTTCTATTAAATAAATACACTTGTTAAATGATTCTTCATTTCTTTGCTGTAATAAAGTTTTCATAACAAGCAAACTCATGGATTTACTTGTATTGTAGTCAGCAGCACCAATAATTAAGTTTCTTAGTGCATTAAAAGGCAATGACAGACAAATGGAAGTGTCTCAATCAACTTATAAGGGATATCAGGTGCTGGAGGGGTTGTCTAAAAACAAAACACAATCAGCTCTCACCGCCTGCATGATACTGTGAACTAGTGAAAGCTGATAATCTATTTGTTTGTTAATAGAATTCAGAAGTCAAATATTTTCAAATATACTGTAGAATAAACCACCCAGCCACTTCATGCTAATAGAGTGGAATTAACTCTAAACAATAAAAGTATATGATCAAATATTCATGAGTTTTTAATCTGCAAGATAACTTACCAAGAAGTACCCTACGAGCCTCCatagcggcaattcaaaaactaGCACTCCCTACCAGCTACTGATTCCGTGTGTGCCTAAGACTTGACATTTTATAAGGACACGTGTGTGTTACAATGCTGGACTGAGTGAGTTAAAAGAATATAGAGTTGAAATGGGAGAAATCTGGAGTTGGATTTGAATTGATAATTACTTTTTAATAGAAACAATAATTAATTGAAATAAATTGGTTTCAAAATGCATTTAAATTTTTTACTGACTTCAGAATATTTATTAAATTTTGGATCATCCTCCATAGTTTGTCAAATGGCATgtgtgagggcaggtatatttgtcccaggtttttgGTACATGTTTTAAAACCCAAGGAAAACGTTTAAGTGGTGTTACTAAGAACCTTTGGTAAAAGCCGGCTAAGGGTTAGTGGGGGTATGGATGGTGAAAGAGGACCGGCTCCATCCATTATACACATTTGGAGTCTTAGGGTCTTTTTGCTTAGACCAAGCTAATTCGTAAATGCACCTGCATGAGGGTGTTAAAAGGCTGTCAGCCTGGGGAAAAGTGACAGCacagtctctgtgagagaaacctgcTGCTTGCTACAAGTGAGCTATACTTGCTAAAACTTTCAAATGTGCTTCTAGTGGTTAGTCTGGTATGTTTCTGTTTAGCTAGTGTCAGACAGGCAAGGTGTTTATTTTGATGTTGGATATCATTTCAATGTTTTTCAGAAATAGGCCTGCTTGTGAACATTCCATATGATTGCATCACCTAAATATTTAACAAAAACCACCTACTAATAAAGTGAAATGAATGAGCGCAAGTGGGATGAAAATTAAAATGGATTACATATTACAATCAAATGTAAAATAGAATAAACAAAAATTAATATGTTATACCTCAATTCAATAAAAGTATGTGGCTATGCACCCTTAaaatattattcttattattattaccagttatttatatagcacacacatattccgcagcactttacagagaatatttgcccattcacatcagtccttgccccagtggagtttacaatctacagtatattccctatcacatgcacacacattcacgctagggttaattttgttgggaaccagttaacctaccagcatatttttgggattgtgggaggaaacccacgcaagcacggggagaataaacaaactccacacagttagggccatggtgggaattgaacccatgacctcagtgctgtgaggcagtaatgctaaccactacaccatccgtgctgcccattacagtgtacacacacataaAATAACATTAATCACTTTAAAAATTCACACAGGCCCTTGTGAAAAGGTGGGGAGTGGGGGTAGATGTATGCACTGTATAGAATCTTAAGCAAGCCCAGGGAAGGTGCTGGGGTTCCCCTAGTGAACTCCCTGAATATACAGCACAAAGAAGGAATTTTTTGCACCCCCTTAAGGGCGCTGGATCCTTAACACCCTGTTGTTAGGTGTCTAATAAGTAGGTGTGATATTGTAGAATATAAAATCACTTTTAATCCATATAAAACACGataaacataataaaataattCACATATGAGTTTAGGGTAATGAAATAAAATAGTTCAAAAGTTATTAAGAAATGAAGTGGTTCAGAAACACTTTTGGTGGCAGGAATAAAATCGTACCAGTGGAAGTAtatggagccgcaggtgttaaatgatgcagagtaccccgggaaataccctgcttgTTGGCTCCTGTGATTAAATTCCCACTGAACGTCTGTGTCGTCCTATTCGTCCAAAGAGTCCATCAGGTGGAAAAGGCACAGCAGGGCAATGTCAACGCGTTTCGGGGCTattaagtccctttttcaaggctgtttTTTCGTgaacaggtcactactgtgcatgtgtatgcactgcaatgcgcaggcgcggcatacgggtacacagcgaatcattgctgggcgatgggttttatgaagaatccatttgcacagccgttcgcaaggtgattgacagaaagaaggcgtttgtgggtggcaactgaccgttttctgggactgtttggaaaaacgcaggcgtgtccaaacgtttgcagggcgggtgtctgacgttaatttcgggaccaaaaagactgaagcgatcgcagcggctgagtaagtccagagctactcagaaactgcacaaaactttttcaatccgcttggctgcacacgcgtccgcacacttgcaaagtgaaaatacactcccccgggggcagcgacaatgcatttgcacggctgctaaaagtagcttgcgagtgatcaacttggaatgacccccatggttttgcccaactgctaacaaatttgctgctgcgatcaactctgaattaggccccatgtctgagCTCTAGGACGGGAATAAACGTCCACCCATCAGGAGAAACTGTGCAAACATGAAACTTTGAGAACTGCAAACTGACTTTTGGAAATATGTAAATGTCTGTTGTTGTTCCATCTACATAAGAGTGCAATTGTATCCACAAACAGTTTCCAGAGTAACCTGCGCTTGTTATTAGTCAATTATCTTTAAGACCATCAAATTAAATATGTGATATCAACTCATTTTATTATTAAagctatcagctcctgtcatttttccaacacagcctgcaatatggcagttaggagctgattggttggtaatataTGTCCGTCCATTTTctctctccaggcttagtacatctccccctaaatctgtTCAGTGACTTAAAACAAATGTAAATCTATGCAGTCAGTAAGAAGGCCAAATTGTGTGTATTTTGGGGGCCACATTAATGAAGGGAGTACAGGCTTTTGTCTGTGAAGCAAGCTGTAGCATTAGTCAACGatgcccccttttcctcctcttttgTAGACCCAGTGATTGGTTAATTGTCCCCAGTCACTGCAGCAGATCCTTGAGAAAGGGCCtgcagcccgaaacgcgttggtaacgCCGATAAAGGAGAATCAGGTACTGGGATTTAACTTCCGGATCACGCTGCTGAGCTGTTATCCGGACCGGGACTCTATTATACAGCGCACTACACAGCACACACGAGCTGCAGCACGAGCGGGGGAACCAGCGGACAAGGTTGGTAGCATAGGGAAAGTTAGCACACcacaaacttttcactaagaactgCTCCCTTCCCACACGGCAATAAAATGGAACCCTTCACTACCTGAGG
Protein-coding regions in this window:
- the LOC134943234 gene encoding gamma-crystallin 1-like isoform X2, encoding MGRIIFYEDKNFQGRSHECNSECPDMSSYFRRCNSIRVESGNWILYEHPNYRGHQYYLHRGEYPDFQQWLGYNDSIKSCRLSPQHEGSFRINIYERENFRGQMMEFTEDCPHVYEMFRYHDIHSCHVHDGYWMFYEEPNYRGRQFYLKPGEYRRYTDWGATSPRIGSFRRVHHFY
- the LOC134943234 gene encoding gamma-crystallin-3-like isoform X3, with translation MGKIIFYEDKNFQGRSHECNSECPDMSSYFRRCNSIRVESGNWILYEHPNYRGHQYYLHRGEYPDFQQWLGYNDSIKSCRLSPQGSFRINIYERENFRGQMMEFTEDCPHVYEMFRYHDIHSCHVHDGYWMFYEEPNYRGRQFYLKPGEYRRYTDWGATSPRIGSFRRVHHFY
- the LOC134943234 gene encoding gamma-crystallin 1-like isoform X1, giving the protein MGKIIFYEDKNFQGRSHECNSECPDMSSYFRRCNSIRVESGNWILYEHPNYRGHQYYLHRGEYPDFQQWLGYNDSIKSCRLSPQHEGSFRINIYERENFRGQMMEFTEDCPHVYEMFRYHDIHSCHVHDGYWMFYEEPNYRGRQFYLKPGEYRRYTDWGATSPRIGSFRRVHHFY